Proteins encoded by one window of Cloeon dipterum chromosome 2, ieCloDipt1.1, whole genome shotgun sequence:
- the LOC135937936 gene encoding uncharacterized protein LOC135937936, with protein sequence MPQGKMKVKAKVPEKYNKKKSQIKGPAVTKRANRPEKPKVSSLQKLKNETIKNINKSTEDELRQKALDGKVNLGKGKKRPAPGTEKKESQSEEAPTKR encoded by the exons ATGCCTCAAGGAAAGATGAAAGTCAAGGCCAAAGTGCctgaaaaatacaacaaaaagAAGTCGCAGATTAAAGGGCCGGCTGTCACCAAAAGAGCCA ATAGGCCTGAAAAGCCAAAAGTCTCCTCCTTGCAGAAGTTGAAAAACGAGACtataaaaaacataaacaaatCAACCGAGGACGAGTTGAGGCAGAAGGCGCTGGACGGCAAGGTGAACCTCGGCAAGGGCAAAAAGCGACCTGCGCCAGGCACCGAAAAAAAGGAGTCGCAGTCAGAGGAGGCGCCGACAAAAAGATGA
- the Myo61F gene encoding unconventional myosin IC isoform X2: MEDMASNIKLKRMESSLQSRDVAGVHDFVLLENYGSEDAFINNLQKRFNTDIIYTYIGPVLVSVNPYKNIPIYTDDVIKTYRNIHYFEAIPHIYAVTNTAYQALKEENKDQCILISGESGAGKTEASKKILQCIAVTTGRTNQVESVKEKLLQSTPLLEAFGNAKTTRNDNSSRFGKYMDIIFNYIGDTIGGSLLNYLLEKSRVVMQAPGERNFHIFYQLLSSSDASLLDSLHLSPNTYYHYLNTSIVSMKDNEIDDIGQFRVVKRAMDVIELSEQEQTAIFTLVASILHLGNVGFSQDENGNASINAPETIATVAKLLACDPAQLTHALERKTIIARGDSVTTPLNKELAMYARDALAKAIYDRMFTWLVQRLNSSLRPVDDEFNRTKVMGILDIYGFEIFGKNSFEQFCINYCNEKLQQLFIELTLKSEQEEYFREGIEWVPVQYFDNKVICDLIEERHKGIISLLDEECLRPGDTSDMGFLNKMSINLVDHKHFVSYSKAERTMLKQIPRDEFQLVHYAGKVTYSVHGFVDKNNDLLFRNLIEVMASTKNTITKAVFTEKELESKKRPETAASQFKKSLNKLMQILVTKDPSYVRCIKPNNEQTSGIFDEQLVRHQVQYLGLMENLRVRRAGFAYRRTYDVFLKRYKSLCPGTWPNFNGDPKDGVALLTQHLQYNKYEFSMGKTKIFIRYPKTLFMTEDLFQLKKNDLATLIQRKYKTHVARKNFLKMRWAAIVMQKYIRRFLAKRAMRRRRLAVEVLRRLLKGFITRDGQPTEDNMAFIQLSRINYLNRLAGNLPKSLVDRNWPPCPKACRDLSIVLHKLYRGQQARIYRQTLSPEKKRQFDLKILAEKLFQHKKKSYTSTYLTPFEKVRLPSELHQHKTQYETNQLVPGEKLLYCTNITKYDRHGYSPRDRALLVTTKAIHIVDIKGFKVKHKLSLESVTELVVTAEMDGLLLIRIPLELKKDKGDLILQCAHVIECVTFIVDAVKKPNILKIASTSMISHNMIGGKEGQIEVTAGSELGFGKGKTGHLVVTVN, translated from the exons ATGGAGGATATGGCGTCCAACATCAAACTCAAGc GGATGGAGAGCTCCCTTCAGTCCCGCGACGTGGCTGGAGTGCACGACTTCGTGCTGCTTGAAAACTACGGCAGCGAAGACGCTTTCATCAACAACCTGCAAAAGAGATTCAACACCGATATAATTTAC ACATACATCGGGCCTGTGCTGGTTTCTGTGAACCCTTACAAGAACATTCCCATCTACACGGATGACGTAATCAAAACGTACCGCAACATTCACTACTTTGAGGCGATCCCGCACAT ATACGCTGTGACTAACACGGCCTACCAAGCACTCAAGGAGGAGAACAAGGACCAATGCATCCTCATTTCAG GCGAGTCGGGCGCGGGCAAAACCGAGGCGTCCAAGAAGATCCTGCAGTGCATCGCGGTGACGACCGGACGCACCAATCAGGTCGAGTCGGTCAAGGAGAAGCTTCTGCAGTCGACGCCGCTGCTCGAGGCCTTCGGAAACGCCAAAACCACCCGAAATGACAACTCCAGCCGCTTCGGAAAGTACATGGACATCATTTTCAACTACATT GGTGACACGATTGGAGGCAGTCTGCTCAACTACCTGTTGGAGAAGTCGCGTGTGGTGATGCAGGCGCCAGGCGAACGCAACTTCCACATTTTCTACCAGCTGCTTTCAAGCAGTGACGCTTCCCTGCTGGATAGCCTGCATTTGTCGCCCAACACGTACTACCACTATCTCAACACCAGTATT GTGTCCATGAAAGACAATGAGATCGACGACATTGGGCAGTTCCGAGTGGTCAAACGGGCGATGGACGTGATCGAGCTGTCTGAACAAGAGCAAACGGCCATCTTTACCCTCGTGGCCAGCATCCTGCACCTGGGAAATGTCGGATTTTCACAGGACGAGAATGGAAACGCTTCAATCAACGCTCCTGAGACCATCGCCACCGTCGCTAAA TTGCTTGCCTGTGACCCGGCTCAGTTGACGCACGCGTTGGAGAGGAAGACAATCATCGCCAGGGGAGACTCGGTGACCACGCCGCTGAACAAGGAGCTGGCCATGTACGCGCGTGACGCGTTGGCCAAGGCTATCTACGACCGCATGTTCACCTGGCTGGTGCAGAGGCTCAACTCGTCCCTGAGGCCCGTCGACGATGAGTTCAACAGGACCAAGGTCATGGGAATTCTCGACATCTACGGATTTGAGATTTTCGGCAAGAACAGTTTCGAGCAGTTCTGCATCAACTACTGCAACGAGAAGCTGCAGCAGTTGTTCATCGAGCTGACCCTGAAGTCCGAGCAGGAGGAGTACTTCCGCGAGGGCATTGAGTGGGTGCCTGTGCAGTACTTTGACAATAAAGTCATCTGCGACCTCATTGAAGAGCGCCACAAAG GAATAATTTCCCTCTTGGACGAAGAGTGCCTCCGACCTGGAGACACCAGCGACATGGGCTTCCTGAATAAGATGAGCATCAACCTGGTCGACCACAAGCACTTCGTCAGCTACAGCAAAGCTGAGAGGACGATGCTCAAACAGATTCCCAGAGAC GAGTTCCAGTTGGTGCACTACGCCGGAAAAGTCACCTACTCCGTGCACGGATTCGTGGACAAGAACAATGACCTCCTGTTCCGCAACCTGATTGAGGTGATGGCCTCGACGAAAAACACAATCACCAAGGCTGTGTTCACCGAAAAGGAGCTGGAGAGCAAGAAGAGGCCGGAGACTGCCGCTTCGCAATTCAAGAAGAGTCTGAACAAGCTGATGCAGATTCTCGTCACCAAGGATCCTTCCTACGTCAGGTGCATCAAGCCCAACAATGAACAGACATCAG GCATCTTCGACGAACAGCTGGTGCGTCATCAGGTGCAGTATCTGGGTCTGATGGAGAACCTGAGAGTGCGTCGTGCTGGCTTTGCCTACAGGAGGACCTACGACGTGTTCCTCAAGAGGTACAAGTCCCTGTGTCCCGGCACGTGGCCCAACTTCAATGGTGACCCCAAGGACGGTGTTGCCCTCCTGACGCAGCACTTGCAGTACAACAAGTACGAGTTCAGCATGGGAAA GACCAAAATCTTCATCAGGTACCCGAAGACGCTTTTCATGACGGAGGACCTGTTCCAGCTGAAGAAGAACGACCTGGCCACGCTGATTCAGAGGAAGTACAAAACGCACGTTGCACGTAAGAACTTCCTCAAGATGCGCTGGGCGGCCATTGTGATGCAGAAGTACATCAGACGCTTCCTGGCCAAGAGGGCGATGAGGAGGAGACGCTTGGCTGTTGAAGTTCTCAGAAG ACTACTGAAGGGATTCATCACGAGGGATGGCCAGCCGACCGAGGACAACATGGCCTTCATCCAGCTGTCCAGAATCAACTACCTGAACAGACTAGCCGGGAACCTGCCCAAATCCCTGGTGGACCGTAATTGGCCACCCTGTCCAAAGGCGTGCAGAGAT TTGTCCATTGTTCTGCACAAGCTGTACAGAGGCCAGCAGGCGAGAATATACAGACAGACCCTGAGCCCTGAGAAAAAGCGACAGTTTGACCTGAAGATCCTGGCTGAGAAATTGTTCCAAC ACAAAAAGAAGAGCTACACGAGCACCTATTTGACGCCGTTCGAAAAAGTCAGACTGCCGTCGGAGCTGCATCAGCACAAAACGCAGTACGAGACAAACCAACTGGTTCCTGGAGAGAAATTGCTG TACTGCACCAATATCACAAAGTACGACCGTCACGGCTACTCGCCCAGAGATCGTGCTTTGCTGGTGACCACCAAGGCCATCCACATCGTGGACATCAAGGGGTTCAAGGTCAAGCACAAACTGTCCCTTGAAAGCGTCACCGAACTCGTGGTTACGGCCGAGATGGACGGACTCCTGCTCATCCGAATTCCGCTTGAGCTCAAAAAGGACAAG ggaGATCTTATTCTCCAGTGTGCACACGTCATTGAGTGCGTGACTTTCATCGTCGACGCAGTCAAGAAGCCAAATATTCTGAAGATAGCCTCAACCTCCAT GATTTCCCACAACATGATTGGAGGCAAGGAAGGTCAAATCGAAGTCACCGCCGGATCAGAACTGGGTTTCGGCAAGGGCAAAACAGGCCACTTGGTG GTTACGGTCAACTAG
- the Myo61F gene encoding unconventional myosin IC isoform X1 yields the protein MQAGHSPGERVGLATHVHSGMESSLQSRDVAGVHDFVLLENYGSEDAFINNLQKRFNTDIIYTYIGPVLVSVNPYKNIPIYTDDVIKTYRNIHYFEAIPHIYAVTNTAYQALKEENKDQCILISGESGAGKTEASKKILQCIAVTTGRTNQVESVKEKLLQSTPLLEAFGNAKTTRNDNSSRFGKYMDIIFNYIGDTIGGSLLNYLLEKSRVVMQAPGERNFHIFYQLLSSSDASLLDSLHLSPNTYYHYLNTSIVSMKDNEIDDIGQFRVVKRAMDVIELSEQEQTAIFTLVASILHLGNVGFSQDENGNASINAPETIATVAKLLACDPAQLTHALERKTIIARGDSVTTPLNKELAMYARDALAKAIYDRMFTWLVQRLNSSLRPVDDEFNRTKVMGILDIYGFEIFGKNSFEQFCINYCNEKLQQLFIELTLKSEQEEYFREGIEWVPVQYFDNKVICDLIEERHKGIISLLDEECLRPGDTSDMGFLNKMSINLVDHKHFVSYSKAERTMLKQIPRDEFQLVHYAGKVTYSVHGFVDKNNDLLFRNLIEVMASTKNTITKAVFTEKELESKKRPETAASQFKKSLNKLMQILVTKDPSYVRCIKPNNEQTSGIFDEQLVRHQVQYLGLMENLRVRRAGFAYRRTYDVFLKRYKSLCPGTWPNFNGDPKDGVALLTQHLQYNKYEFSMGKTKIFIRYPKTLFMTEDLFQLKKNDLATLIQRKYKTHVARKNFLKMRWAAIVMQKYIRRFLAKRAMRRRRLAVEVLRRLLKGFITRDGQPTEDNMAFIQLSRINYLNRLAGNLPKSLVDRNWPPCPKACRDLSIVLHKLYRGQQARIYRQTLSPEKKRQFDLKILAEKLFQHKKKSYTSTYLTPFEKVRLPSELHQHKTQYETNQLVPGEKLLYCTNITKYDRHGYSPRDRALLVTTKAIHIVDIKGFKVKHKLSLESVTELVVTAEMDGLLLIRIPLELKKDKGDLILQCAHVIECVTFIVDAVKKPNILKIASTSMISHNMIGGKEGQIEVTAGSELGFGKGKTGHLVVTVN from the exons ATGCAGGCAGGCCACAGTCCAGGTGAGAGAGTCGGCCTGGCAACACACGTGCACTCAG GGATGGAGAGCTCCCTTCAGTCCCGCGACGTGGCTGGAGTGCACGACTTCGTGCTGCTTGAAAACTACGGCAGCGAAGACGCTTTCATCAACAACCTGCAAAAGAGATTCAACACCGATATAATTTAC ACATACATCGGGCCTGTGCTGGTTTCTGTGAACCCTTACAAGAACATTCCCATCTACACGGATGACGTAATCAAAACGTACCGCAACATTCACTACTTTGAGGCGATCCCGCACAT ATACGCTGTGACTAACACGGCCTACCAAGCACTCAAGGAGGAGAACAAGGACCAATGCATCCTCATTTCAG GCGAGTCGGGCGCGGGCAAAACCGAGGCGTCCAAGAAGATCCTGCAGTGCATCGCGGTGACGACCGGACGCACCAATCAGGTCGAGTCGGTCAAGGAGAAGCTTCTGCAGTCGACGCCGCTGCTCGAGGCCTTCGGAAACGCCAAAACCACCCGAAATGACAACTCCAGCCGCTTCGGAAAGTACATGGACATCATTTTCAACTACATT GGTGACACGATTGGAGGCAGTCTGCTCAACTACCTGTTGGAGAAGTCGCGTGTGGTGATGCAGGCGCCAGGCGAACGCAACTTCCACATTTTCTACCAGCTGCTTTCAAGCAGTGACGCTTCCCTGCTGGATAGCCTGCATTTGTCGCCCAACACGTACTACCACTATCTCAACACCAGTATT GTGTCCATGAAAGACAATGAGATCGACGACATTGGGCAGTTCCGAGTGGTCAAACGGGCGATGGACGTGATCGAGCTGTCTGAACAAGAGCAAACGGCCATCTTTACCCTCGTGGCCAGCATCCTGCACCTGGGAAATGTCGGATTTTCACAGGACGAGAATGGAAACGCTTCAATCAACGCTCCTGAGACCATCGCCACCGTCGCTAAA TTGCTTGCCTGTGACCCGGCTCAGTTGACGCACGCGTTGGAGAGGAAGACAATCATCGCCAGGGGAGACTCGGTGACCACGCCGCTGAACAAGGAGCTGGCCATGTACGCGCGTGACGCGTTGGCCAAGGCTATCTACGACCGCATGTTCACCTGGCTGGTGCAGAGGCTCAACTCGTCCCTGAGGCCCGTCGACGATGAGTTCAACAGGACCAAGGTCATGGGAATTCTCGACATCTACGGATTTGAGATTTTCGGCAAGAACAGTTTCGAGCAGTTCTGCATCAACTACTGCAACGAGAAGCTGCAGCAGTTGTTCATCGAGCTGACCCTGAAGTCCGAGCAGGAGGAGTACTTCCGCGAGGGCATTGAGTGGGTGCCTGTGCAGTACTTTGACAATAAAGTCATCTGCGACCTCATTGAAGAGCGCCACAAAG GAATAATTTCCCTCTTGGACGAAGAGTGCCTCCGACCTGGAGACACCAGCGACATGGGCTTCCTGAATAAGATGAGCATCAACCTGGTCGACCACAAGCACTTCGTCAGCTACAGCAAAGCTGAGAGGACGATGCTCAAACAGATTCCCAGAGAC GAGTTCCAGTTGGTGCACTACGCCGGAAAAGTCACCTACTCCGTGCACGGATTCGTGGACAAGAACAATGACCTCCTGTTCCGCAACCTGATTGAGGTGATGGCCTCGACGAAAAACACAATCACCAAGGCTGTGTTCACCGAAAAGGAGCTGGAGAGCAAGAAGAGGCCGGAGACTGCCGCTTCGCAATTCAAGAAGAGTCTGAACAAGCTGATGCAGATTCTCGTCACCAAGGATCCTTCCTACGTCAGGTGCATCAAGCCCAACAATGAACAGACATCAG GCATCTTCGACGAACAGCTGGTGCGTCATCAGGTGCAGTATCTGGGTCTGATGGAGAACCTGAGAGTGCGTCGTGCTGGCTTTGCCTACAGGAGGACCTACGACGTGTTCCTCAAGAGGTACAAGTCCCTGTGTCCCGGCACGTGGCCCAACTTCAATGGTGACCCCAAGGACGGTGTTGCCCTCCTGACGCAGCACTTGCAGTACAACAAGTACGAGTTCAGCATGGGAAA GACCAAAATCTTCATCAGGTACCCGAAGACGCTTTTCATGACGGAGGACCTGTTCCAGCTGAAGAAGAACGACCTGGCCACGCTGATTCAGAGGAAGTACAAAACGCACGTTGCACGTAAGAACTTCCTCAAGATGCGCTGGGCGGCCATTGTGATGCAGAAGTACATCAGACGCTTCCTGGCCAAGAGGGCGATGAGGAGGAGACGCTTGGCTGTTGAAGTTCTCAGAAG ACTACTGAAGGGATTCATCACGAGGGATGGCCAGCCGACCGAGGACAACATGGCCTTCATCCAGCTGTCCAGAATCAACTACCTGAACAGACTAGCCGGGAACCTGCCCAAATCCCTGGTGGACCGTAATTGGCCACCCTGTCCAAAGGCGTGCAGAGAT TTGTCCATTGTTCTGCACAAGCTGTACAGAGGCCAGCAGGCGAGAATATACAGACAGACCCTGAGCCCTGAGAAAAAGCGACAGTTTGACCTGAAGATCCTGGCTGAGAAATTGTTCCAAC ACAAAAAGAAGAGCTACACGAGCACCTATTTGACGCCGTTCGAAAAAGTCAGACTGCCGTCGGAGCTGCATCAGCACAAAACGCAGTACGAGACAAACCAACTGGTTCCTGGAGAGAAATTGCTG TACTGCACCAATATCACAAAGTACGACCGTCACGGCTACTCGCCCAGAGATCGTGCTTTGCTGGTGACCACCAAGGCCATCCACATCGTGGACATCAAGGGGTTCAAGGTCAAGCACAAACTGTCCCTTGAAAGCGTCACCGAACTCGTGGTTACGGCCGAGATGGACGGACTCCTGCTCATCCGAATTCCGCTTGAGCTCAAAAAGGACAAG ggaGATCTTATTCTCCAGTGTGCACACGTCATTGAGTGCGTGACTTTCATCGTCGACGCAGTCAAGAAGCCAAATATTCTGAAGATAGCCTCAACCTCCAT GATTTCCCACAACATGATTGGAGGCAAGGAAGGTCAAATCGAAGTCACCGCCGGATCAGAACTGGGTTTCGGCAAGGGCAAAACAGGCCACTTGGTG GTTACGGTCAACTAG